A window of the Bacillota bacterium genome harbors these coding sequences:
- the gap gene encoding type I glyceraldehyde-3-phosphate dehydrogenase, which yields MAVKVGINGFGRIGRNVFRVAMDNPDVDIVAVNDLTDAKTLAHLLKYDSVHGVLNDDIRAEEGKFSINGKEVKVLAEKDPSALPWGNLGVDIVIESTGRFTKGAEASKHIQAGAKKVVISAPGKEIDATIVMGVNHQEYDPERHHVISNASCTTNCLAPVVKVIHDSFGIEKGVMTTVHSYTNDQQILDLPHKDLRRARAANMSMIPTTTGAAKAVGLVMPEMEGKLNGFAIRVPTPNVSLVDFVAVVGRKTSAEQVNETLRNASESDLKGILGYSEAPLVSKDYYGDAHSSIVDSMSTLVMDDNLVKTMAWYDNEWGYSCRVLDLVMYITKREAGSVKKITWTGINNENLYRSVTAAYTPR from the coding sequence TTGGCAGTCAAAGTGGGTATCAATGGCTTTGGACGTATAGGACGCAATGTTTTTAGGGTGGCTATGGACAACCCCGACGTAGATATAGTTGCCGTTAATGATCTTACAGATGCCAAGACCCTGGCCCATCTTTTGAAGTACGATTCGGTACACGGTGTGCTCAACGACGACATACGGGCCGAAGAAGGTAAATTCTCAATAAATGGGAAAGAAGTAAAAGTTTTAGCTGAAAAAGACCCATCCGCTCTTCCCTGGGGTAATCTGGGAGTTGACATAGTCATAGAGTCAACGGGCCGTTTCACAAAAGGAGCAGAAGCATCCAAACATATACAGGCAGGGGCTAAGAAAGTGGTTATCAGCGCCCCGGGCAAAGAAATCGATGCCACCATTGTGATGGGTGTAAACCACCAAGAATATGATCCCGAAAGGCACCACGTTATATCTAATGCATCCTGTACCACCAATTGCCTGGCTCCGGTGGTGAAAGTGATACATGATAGTTTTGGTATCGAAAAGGGAGTCATGACCACCGTGCACTCCTATACCAATGACCAGCAGATTCTGGATTTGCCGCATAAAGACCTCAGGCGTGCCCGGGCGGCAAATATGTCTATGATCCCCACCACTACGGGTGCAGCTAAAGCAGTGGGATTGGTTATGCCTGAAATGGAGGGTAAATTAAATGGATTTGCCATTCGGGTGCCCACCCCTAACGTATCCTTAGTAGATTTTGTGGCCGTGGTGGGCCGCAAAACTTCAGCGGAACAAGTAAACGAAACCCTGCGCAATGCATCTGAAAGTGACTTAAAAGGGATCCTGGGTTATAGCGAAGCCCCCCTGGTTTCCAAAGATTATTACGGTGATGCACACTCTTCCATTGTTGATTCCATGTCCACCCTGGTCATGGACGACAACCTGGTAAAAACAATGGCCTGGTATGATAACGAGTGGGGTTATTCCTGCCGGGTACTGGACCTGGTAATGTATATAACCAAGCGGGAAGCGGGATCGGTAAAAAAAATTACCTGGACCGGAATAAATAATGAAAACCTTTATCGAAGTGTTACGGCTGCATATACTCCCCGTTAA